In Phyllostomus discolor isolate MPI-MPIP mPhyDis1 chromosome 3, mPhyDis1.pri.v3, whole genome shotgun sequence, a single genomic region encodes these proteins:
- the TNFRSF12A gene encoding tumor necrosis factor receptor superfamily member 12A, translated as MALSLLCPLLRLLVLGLGLPLLCAAAGEPVSGTTPCSRGSSWSADLDKCMDCASCPARPHSDFCLGCAGAPSASFGLLWPILGGAMSLALVLGLLSGFLVWRQCRRREKFTTPIEETGGEGCPGVALIQ; from the exons ATGGCTCTCAGCCTGCTGTGCCCGCTGCTGCGGCTCCTTGTACTGGGGCTCGGGCTGCCGCTGCTGTGCGCGGCGGCTGGGGAGCCGGTGTCAG GCACCACTCCGTGCTCTCGTGGCAGCTCTTGGAGCGCGGACCTCGACAAATGCATGGACTGCGCGTCGTGTCCAGCGCGACCGCACAGCGACTTCTGCCTGGGCT GCGCAGGGGCCCCTTCAGCCTCATTTGGGCTGCTGTGGCCCATCTTGGGGGGCGCCATGAGCCTGGCCCTCGTGCTGGGGCTACTTTCCGGCTTCCTGGTCTGGAGACAGTGCCGCAGAAGAGAAAAATTTACCA CTCCCATTGAGGAGACCGGTGGGGAAGGCTGTCCTGGCGTGGCGCTGATCCAGTGA
- the THOC6 gene encoding THO complex subunit 6 homolog isoform X2: MERAVPYTVPLGQREVFQALQRLHMTIFSQSVSPCGKFLASGNNYGQIAIFSLSAALSSEAKEESKKPIVTFQAHDGPVYSMVSTDRHLFSAGDGEVKAWLWVEILKKGCKELWRRQPPYRTSLEVPEINALLLVPKENSLILAGGDCQLHTMDLETGTFTQALRGHTDYIHCLALRERNPEVLSGGEDGAVRLWDLRMAKEVQTIEVYKHEECSRPHNGRWIGCLATDSDWMVCGGGPALTLWHLRSSTPTTIFPMWAPQKHVTFYQDLILSAGQGPCVNQWQLSGELKAQVPGSSPGLLSLSLNQQPAAPECKVLTAAGSSCRVDVFTNLGYRAFSLSF; encoded by the exons ATGGAGCGAGCTGTGCCCTACACGGTGCCTTTGGGTCAG AGGGAAGTGTTTCAGGCGTTGCAGCGGCTGCATATGACCATATTCTCCCAGAGTGTCTCACCCTGTGGGAAGTTCCTGGCATCTGGCAACAATTATGGGCAAATAGCCATCTTCAG CTTGTCTGCTGCTTTGAGCTCCGAGGCCAAAGAGGAAAGTAAGAAACCCATAGTGACCTTCCAAG CCCATGATGGGCCCGTCTACAGCATGGTCTCCACCGATCGACATCTGTTCAGTGCTGGAGATGGGGAGGTGAAAGCCTGGCTTTGGGTAGAGATCCTCAAGAAG GGCTGTAAGGAGCTATGGCGTCGTCAGCCCCCATACAG GACCAGCCTGGAAGTGCCTGAGATCAATGCTTTGCTTCTCGTCCCCAAG gagaattcccttATTTTGGCAGGGGGAGACTGCCAGTTGCATACGATGGACCTAGAGACGGGGACCTTCACG CAGGCACTCCGGGGCCACACAGACTACATCCACTGCCTGGCATTGCGGGAGCGGAACCCCGAGGTGCTGTCAGGCGGTGAAGATGGGGCTGTTCGGCTTTGGG ACCTCCGTATGGCCAAGGAGGTCCAGACAATCGAAGTATACAAGCACGAG gAGTGCTCAAGGCCCCATAACGGGCGCTGGATTGGATGTTTGGCAACTGACTCAGACTGGATG GTCTGTGGAGGGGGCCCAGCACTCACCCTCTGGCACCTCCGATCCTCCACGCCCACCACCATCTTCCCCATGTGGGCACCACAAAAGCATGTCACCTTCTACCAGGACCTG atTCTGTCAGCTGGCCAGGGCCCTTGTGTCAATCAGTGGCAGCTGAGTGGGGAGCTTAAGGCTCAGgtgcctggctcctccccaggactgctcagcctcagcctcaACCAACAGCCAGCAGCACCGGAGTGCAAG GTGTTGACAGCTGCAGGTAGCAGCTGCCGGGTGGATGTGTTCACCAATCTGGGCTACCGAgccttctccctgtctttctga
- the CLDN6 gene encoding claudin-6, giving the protein MASAGLQILGIVLTLLGWVNALVSCALPLWKVTAFIGNSIVVAQVVWEGLWMSCVVQSTGQMQCKVYDSMLALPQDLQVARALCVITLLVALVGLLIYLGGAKCTTCVEDKDSKAHLVLTSGVIFVISGVLTLIPICWTAHAIIQDFYNPLVAEAQKRELGASLYLGWAASGLLLLGGGLLCYTCPSRGSQGSSHYLARYSASAPRANSQGPSEYPTKNYV; this is encoded by the coding sequence ATGGCCTCTGCTGGTTTGCAAATACTGGGGATTGTCCTGACACTGCTTGGCTGGGTGAACGCTCTGGTGTCCTGTGCCCTGCCCCTGTGGAAGGTGACCGCCTTCATCGGCAACAGCATCGTGGTGGCCCAGGTGGTGTGGGAGGGACTGTGGATGTCCTGCGTGGTGCAGAGCACGGGCCAGATGCAGTGCAAGGTGTACGACTCAATGCTGGCGCTGCCCCAGGACCTGCAGGTTGCCCGAGCCCTCTGTGTCATCACCCTCCTCGTTGCCCTGGTGGGCCTGCTGATCTACCTTGGTGGGGCCAAGTGCACCACCTGTGTAGAGGACAAGGACTCCAAGGCCCATCTGGTGCTCACCTCTGGGGTCATCTTTGTCATCTCAGGGGTCCTGACCCTCATCCCCATCTGCTGGACGGCCCATGCCATCATTCAGGACTTCTACAACCCCCTGGTGGCAGAGGCCCAAAAGCGGGAGCTGGGGGCCTCCCTCTACCTGGGCTGGGCAGCATCTGGCCTTTTGTtgctgggtggggggctgctgtgCTACACCTGCCCTTCCAGGGGGTCTCAGGGCTCCAGCCACTACCTGGCGCGATACTCAGCATCTGCCCCACGCGCCAACTCTCAGGGACCCTCTGAATACCCCACCAAGAATTATGTctga
- the THOC6 gene encoding THO complex subunit 6 homolog isoform X4, which produces MTIFSQSVSPCGKFLASGNNYGQIAIFSLSAALSSEAKEESKKPIVTFQAHDGPVYSMVSTDRHLFSAGDGEVKAWLWVEILKKGCKELWRRQPPYRTSLEVPEINALLLVPKENSLILAGGDCQLHTMDLETGTFTQALRGHTDYIHCLALRERNPEVLSGGEDGAVRLWDLRMAKEVQTIEVYKHEECSRPHNGRWIGCLATDSDWMVCGGGPALTLWHLRSSTPTTIFPMWAPQKHVTFYQDLILSAGQGPCVNQWQLSGELKAQVPGSSPGLLSLSLNQQPAAPECKVLTAAGSSCRVDVFTNLGYRAFSLSF; this is translated from the exons ATGACCATATTCTCCCAGAGTGTCTCACCCTGTGGGAAGTTCCTGGCATCTGGCAACAATTATGGGCAAATAGCCATCTTCAG CTTGTCTGCTGCTTTGAGCTCCGAGGCCAAAGAGGAAAGTAAGAAACCCATAGTGACCTTCCAAG CCCATGATGGGCCCGTCTACAGCATGGTCTCCACCGATCGACATCTGTTCAGTGCTGGAGATGGGGAGGTGAAAGCCTGGCTTTGGGTAGAGATCCTCAAGAAG GGCTGTAAGGAGCTATGGCGTCGTCAGCCCCCATACAG GACCAGCCTGGAAGTGCCTGAGATCAATGCTTTGCTTCTCGTCCCCAAG gagaattcccttATTTTGGCAGGGGGAGACTGCCAGTTGCATACGATGGACCTAGAGACGGGGACCTTCACG CAGGCACTCCGGGGCCACACAGACTACATCCACTGCCTGGCATTGCGGGAGCGGAACCCCGAGGTGCTGTCAGGCGGTGAAGATGGGGCTGTTCGGCTTTGGG ACCTCCGTATGGCCAAGGAGGTCCAGACAATCGAAGTATACAAGCACGAG gAGTGCTCAAGGCCCCATAACGGGCGCTGGATTGGATGTTTGGCAACTGACTCAGACTGGATG GTCTGTGGAGGGGGCCCAGCACTCACCCTCTGGCACCTCCGATCCTCCACGCCCACCACCATCTTCCCCATGTGGGCACCACAAAAGCATGTCACCTTCTACCAGGACCTG atTCTGTCAGCTGGCCAGGGCCCTTGTGTCAATCAGTGGCAGCTGAGTGGGGAGCTTAAGGCTCAGgtgcctggctcctccccaggactgctcagcctcagcctcaACCAACAGCCAGCAGCACCGGAGTGCAAG GTGTTGACAGCTGCAGGTAGCAGCTGCCGGGTGGATGTGTTCACCAATCTGGGCTACCGAgccttctccctgtctttctga
- the HCFC1R1 gene encoding host cell factor C1 regulator 1 isoform X1, with product MILQQALERDRPNRAQGDPRATLGTPRGLDASSPLRGAVPMSTKRRLEEEQSFPREPLRKQFLSEENMATHFSRLSLHNDHPYCSTPLAFSPALPPLRSPCSELLLWRYPGNLIPEALRLLRLGDTPASHYPATPAGEIMEL from the exons ATGATCCTTCAGCAGGCCTTGGAGCGAGACCGACCGAATCGGGCCCAGGGTGACCCGCGAGCTACCTTGGGGACGCCTCGAGGCTTGGACGCGAG CTCCCCTCTCCGAGGAGCTGTGCCCATGAGCACCAAGCGGCGCCTGGAGGAGGAGCA GTCTTTCCCCAGGGAGCCCCTTCGAAAGCAGTTCCTGTCTGAGGAGAATATGGCCACCCACTTCTCTCGACTCAGTCTACATAATGACCACCCTTACTGCAGCACCCCGCTGGctttctccccagctctgccaccactCAG GAGCCCTTGCTCTGAGCTGCTTCTGTGGCGCTACCCTGGAAACTTGATCCCTGAGGCCCTCCGACTGCTGAGGCTGGGGGACACTCCTGCCTCCCACTACCCTGCAACCCCAGCTGGGGAAATAATGGAGCTCTGA
- the HCFC1R1 gene encoding host cell factor C1 regulator 1 isoform X2: MILQQALERDRPNRAQGDPRATLGTPRGLDARSPSPCLPSEYPSQPASWSFPREPLRKQFLSEENMATHFSRLSLHNDHPYCSTPLAFSPALPPLRSPCSELLLWRYPGNLIPEALRLLRLGDTPASHYPATPAGEIMEL; this comes from the exons ATGATCCTTCAGCAGGCCTTGGAGCGAGACCGACCGAATCGGGCCCAGGGTGACCCGCGAGCTACCTTGGGGACGCCTCGAGGCTTGGACGCGAG GTCCCCATCACCCTGCCTCCCCTCCGAATATCCCAGCCAGCCTGCCTCCTGGTCTTTCCCCAGGGAGCCCCTTCGAAAGCAGTTCCTGTCTGAGGAGAATATGGCCACCCACTTCTCTCGACTCAGTCTACATAATGACCACCCTTACTGCAGCACCCCGCTGGctttctccccagctctgccaccactCAG GAGCCCTTGCTCTGAGCTGCTTCTGTGGCGCTACCCTGGAAACTTGATCCCTGAGGCCCTCCGACTGCTGAGGCTGGGGGACACTCCTGCCTCCCACTACCCTGCAACCCCAGCTGGGGAAATAATGGAGCTCTGA
- the HCFC1R1 gene encoding host cell factor C1 regulator 1 isoform X3 yields MILQQALERDRPNRAQGDPRATLGTPRGLDASSPLRGAVPMSTKRRLEEEQEPLRKQFLSEENMATHFSRLSLHNDHPYCSTPLAFSPALPPLRSPCSELLLWRYPGNLIPEALRLLRLGDTPASHYPATPAGEIMEL; encoded by the exons ATGATCCTTCAGCAGGCCTTGGAGCGAGACCGACCGAATCGGGCCCAGGGTGACCCGCGAGCTACCTTGGGGACGCCTCGAGGCTTGGACGCGAG CTCCCCTCTCCGAGGAGCTGTGCCCATGAGCACCAAGCGGCGCCTGGAGGAGGAGCA GGAGCCCCTTCGAAAGCAGTTCCTGTCTGAGGAGAATATGGCCACCCACTTCTCTCGACTCAGTCTACATAATGACCACCCTTACTGCAGCACCCCGCTGGctttctccccagctctgccaccactCAG GAGCCCTTGCTCTGAGCTGCTTCTGTGGCGCTACCCTGGAAACTTGATCCCTGAGGCCCTCCGACTGCTGAGGCTGGGGGACACTCCTGCCTCCCACTACCCTGCAACCCCAGCTGGGGAAATAATGGAGCTCTGA
- the CLDN9 gene encoding claudin-9, with product MASAGLELLGMTLAVLGWLGTLVSCTLPLWKVTAFIGNSIVVAQVVWEGLWMSCVVQSTGQMQCKVYDSILALPQDLQAARALCVVALLLALLGLLVAITGAQCTTCVEDEGAKARIVLTGGVILLLSGILVLIPICWTAHAIIQDFYNPLVAEALKRELGASLYLGWAAAALLMLGGGLLCCTCPPPQIDRPRGPRLGYSIPSRSGTSGMDKRDYV from the coding sequence ATGGCTTCAGCTGGCCTAGAACTCCTGGGCATGACCCTGGCCGTGTTGGGCTGGCTGGGGACCCTGGTGTCCTGCACCCTGCCCCTGTGGAAGGTGACCGCCTTCATCGGCAACAGCATCGTGGTGGCCCAGGTGGTGTGGGAGGGACTGTGGATGTCCTGCGTGGTGCAGAGCACGGGCCAGATGCAGTGCAAGGTGTACGACTCCATTCTGGCGCTGCCCCAGGACCTGCAGGCTGCCCGAGCCCTCTGTGTGGTTGCCCTCCTGCTGGCCCTGCTTGGCCTGCTGGTGGCCATTACGGGCGCCCAGTGCACCACCTGTGTGGAGGACGAAGGTGCCAAAGCCCGCATCGTACTCACCGGGGGGGTCATCCTCCTCCTCTCAGGCATTCTGGTTCTCATCCCCATCTGCTGGACAGCCCACGCTATCATCCAGGACTTCTACAACCCCCTGGTGGCTGAGGCCCTCAAACGGGAGCTGGGGGCCTCCCtttacctgggctgggcagcagctgcccTGCTCATGCTGGGTGGGGGCCTCCTCTGCTGCACATGCCCTCCACCCCAGATCGACCGGCCCCGAGGACCCAGGCTGGGCTACTCCATCCCCTCCCGCTCAGGCACCTCTGGGATGGACAAGAGGGACTACGTGTGA
- the HCFC1R1 gene encoding host cell factor C1 regulator 1 isoform X4, producing MILQQALERDRPNRAQGDPRATLGTPRGLDAREPLRKQFLSEENMATHFSRLSLHNDHPYCSTPLAFSPALPPLRSPCSELLLWRYPGNLIPEALRLLRLGDTPASHYPATPAGEIMEL from the exons ATGATCCTTCAGCAGGCCTTGGAGCGAGACCGACCGAATCGGGCCCAGGGTGACCCGCGAGCTACCTTGGGGACGCCTCGAGGCTTGGACGCGAG GGAGCCCCTTCGAAAGCAGTTCCTGTCTGAGGAGAATATGGCCACCCACTTCTCTCGACTCAGTCTACATAATGACCACCCTTACTGCAGCACCCCGCTGGctttctccccagctctgccaccactCAG GAGCCCTTGCTCTGAGCTGCTTCTGTGGCGCTACCCTGGAAACTTGATCCCTGAGGCCCTCCGACTGCTGAGGCTGGGGGACACTCCTGCCTCCCACTACCCTGCAACCCCAGCTGGGGAAATAATGGAGCTCTGA
- the THOC6 gene encoding THO complex subunit 6 homolog isoform X3, with the protein MERAVPYTVPLGQREVFQALQRLHMTIFSQSVSPCGKFLASGNNYGQIAIFSLSAALSSEAKEESKKPIVTFQAHDGPVYSMVSTDRHLFSAGDGEVKAWLWVEILKKGCKELWRRQPPYRTSLEVPEINALLLVPKENSLILAGGDCQLHTMDLETGTFTALRGHTDYIHCLALRERNPEVLSGGEDGAVRLWDLRMAKEVQTIEVYKHEECSRPHNGRWIGCLATDSDWMVCGGGPALTLWHLRSSTPTTIFPMWAPQKHVTFYQDLILSAGQGPCVNQWQLSGELKAQVPGSSPGLLSLSLNQQPAAPECKVLTAAGSSCRVDVFTNLGYRAFSLSF; encoded by the exons ATGGAGCGAGCTGTGCCCTACACGGTGCCTTTGGGTCAG AGGGAAGTGTTTCAGGCGTTGCAGCGGCTGCATATGACCATATTCTCCCAGAGTGTCTCACCCTGTGGGAAGTTCCTGGCATCTGGCAACAATTATGGGCAAATAGCCATCTTCAG CTTGTCTGCTGCTTTGAGCTCCGAGGCCAAAGAGGAAAGTAAGAAACCCATAGTGACCTTCCAAG CCCATGATGGGCCCGTCTACAGCATGGTCTCCACCGATCGACATCTGTTCAGTGCTGGAGATGGGGAGGTGAAAGCCTGGCTTTGGGTAGAGATCCTCAAGAAG GGCTGTAAGGAGCTATGGCGTCGTCAGCCCCCATACAG GACCAGCCTGGAAGTGCCTGAGATCAATGCTTTGCTTCTCGTCCCCAAG gagaattcccttATTTTGGCAGGGGGAGACTGCCAGTTGCATACGATGGACCTAGAGACGGGGACCTTCACG GCACTCCGGGGCCACACAGACTACATCCACTGCCTGGCATTGCGGGAGCGGAACCCCGAGGTGCTGTCAGGCGGTGAAGATGGGGCTGTTCGGCTTTGGG ACCTCCGTATGGCCAAGGAGGTCCAGACAATCGAAGTATACAAGCACGAG gAGTGCTCAAGGCCCCATAACGGGCGCTGGATTGGATGTTTGGCAACTGACTCAGACTGGATG GTCTGTGGAGGGGGCCCAGCACTCACCCTCTGGCACCTCCGATCCTCCACGCCCACCACCATCTTCCCCATGTGGGCACCACAAAAGCATGTCACCTTCTACCAGGACCTG atTCTGTCAGCTGGCCAGGGCCCTTGTGTCAATCAGTGGCAGCTGAGTGGGGAGCTTAAGGCTCAGgtgcctggctcctccccaggactgctcagcctcagcctcaACCAACAGCCAGCAGCACCGGAGTGCAAG GTGTTGACAGCTGCAGGTAGCAGCTGCCGGGTGGATGTGTTCACCAATCTGGGCTACCGAgccttctccctgtctttctga
- the THOC6 gene encoding THO complex subunit 6 homolog isoform X1, whose amino-acid sequence MERAVPYTVPLGQREVFQALQRLHMTIFSQSVSPCGKFLASGNNYGQIAIFSLSAALSSEAKEESKKPIVTFQAHDGPVYSMVSTDRHLFSAGDGEVKAWLWVEILKKGCKELWRRQPPYRTSLEVPEINALLLVPKENSLILAGGDCQLHTMDLETGTFTQALRGHTDYIHCLALRERNPEVLSGGEDGAVRLWDLRMAKEVQTIEVYKHEECSRPHNGRWIGCLATDSDWMVCGGGPALTLWHLRSSTPTTIFPMWAPQKHVTFYQDLILSAGQGPCVNQWQLSGELKAQVPGSSPGLLSLSLNQQPAAPECKVGLARSCGGPGKPRVWAGSSLFSCLQVLTAAGSSCRVDVFTNLGYRAFSLSF is encoded by the exons ATGGAGCGAGCTGTGCCCTACACGGTGCCTTTGGGTCAG AGGGAAGTGTTTCAGGCGTTGCAGCGGCTGCATATGACCATATTCTCCCAGAGTGTCTCACCCTGTGGGAAGTTCCTGGCATCTGGCAACAATTATGGGCAAATAGCCATCTTCAG CTTGTCTGCTGCTTTGAGCTCCGAGGCCAAAGAGGAAAGTAAGAAACCCATAGTGACCTTCCAAG CCCATGATGGGCCCGTCTACAGCATGGTCTCCACCGATCGACATCTGTTCAGTGCTGGAGATGGGGAGGTGAAAGCCTGGCTTTGGGTAGAGATCCTCAAGAAG GGCTGTAAGGAGCTATGGCGTCGTCAGCCCCCATACAG GACCAGCCTGGAAGTGCCTGAGATCAATGCTTTGCTTCTCGTCCCCAAG gagaattcccttATTTTGGCAGGGGGAGACTGCCAGTTGCATACGATGGACCTAGAGACGGGGACCTTCACG CAGGCACTCCGGGGCCACACAGACTACATCCACTGCCTGGCATTGCGGGAGCGGAACCCCGAGGTGCTGTCAGGCGGTGAAGATGGGGCTGTTCGGCTTTGGG ACCTCCGTATGGCCAAGGAGGTCCAGACAATCGAAGTATACAAGCACGAG gAGTGCTCAAGGCCCCATAACGGGCGCTGGATTGGATGTTTGGCAACTGACTCAGACTGGATG GTCTGTGGAGGGGGCCCAGCACTCACCCTCTGGCACCTCCGATCCTCCACGCCCACCACCATCTTCCCCATGTGGGCACCACAAAAGCATGTCACCTTCTACCAGGACCTG atTCTGTCAGCTGGCCAGGGCCCTTGTGTCAATCAGTGGCAGCTGAGTGGGGAGCTTAAGGCTCAGgtgcctggctcctccccaggactgctcagcctcagcctcaACCAACAGCCAGCAGCACCGGAGTGCAAGGTGGGTCTTGCAAGGAGCTGTGGTGGTCCTGGGAAGCCAAGAGTGTGGGCAGGTTCATCACTCTTCTCTTGCCTGCAGGTGTTGACAGCTGCAGGTAGCAGCTGCCGGGTGGATGTGTTCACCAATCTGGGCTACCGAgccttctccctgtctttctga